A genomic window from Quercus lobata isolate SW786 chromosome 10, ValleyOak3.0 Primary Assembly, whole genome shotgun sequence includes:
- the LOC115965764 gene encoding uncharacterized protein LOC115965764 isoform X3 yields MKSGHEGGTIRDSGMQPTSIFHEELIQNNGIGPLELDSNQTLLAVEPGHWSRVDSDLMPSSARSLGEADSFPRKSSSRSSSSSSSASESPSLDSLQLGIDVTRKSPEGATSLPKFDEDNEIRPLETESNQAILVMEPENGSGTNSDLGMHPGTAIGEADLSTPTKQLEPLLSLSLSMSSSSSESSTEDPFEISAKATSKSPAGTVGPPSLSKDTQLASNHSNKDIPASSMPNHEQSSHGSAGQPAAQVVSGRSTELGFTNKPTTQFLPVQVMERPSEPAPSQYRIPSYVFARTKSTVPMEWSTTSNESLFSIHTGNMSFTKEQFNWLVKSGELVMTGPLMDISNNHSPTNKSTENSPKRATLDEVSGVTETKASKTMREIIMENEAHSSKDIRSLVEDASHSPRLSHRSDQGTKSFAFPILSGDVDKGCSPTVGPPGKCQESGSQPQTPKETSSAAETSKAPPNAQNRWFSCFSCCSI; encoded by the exons ATGAAATCTGGACATGAAGGTGGAACTATTAGAGATTCGGGGATGCAACCTACCTCCATTTTCCATGAAG AACTCATTCAGAACAATGGCATAGGACCTTTGGAGCTAGACTCAAACCAAACATTATTAGCTGTGGAACCTGGGCATTGGAGCAGAGTTGACAGTGATTTGATGCCAAGTTCAGCTAGATCCCTTGGTGAAGCAGATTCCTTTCCTAGAAAAAGCTCAAGTcgctcatcatcatcatcatcatctgccTCTGAATCTCCCTCTCTAGATTCCCTCCAATTGGGAATAGATGTAACCAGAAAGTCCCCTGAAGGTGCTACTAGCCTCCCAAAATTTGATGAGGACAACGAGATCAGGCCTTTGGAGACTGAATCAAATCAGGCAATATTGGTTATGGAACCAGAAAATGGGAGTGGTACAAACAGTGATCTGGGGATGCATCCTGGTACCGCCATTGGTGAAGCTGATCTCTCTACCCCGACCAAACAGCTAGAGCCcttattatcattatcattatcaatgtcatcctcatcctcagaatcatCAACTGAAGATCCCTTCGAAATTAGTGCAAAAGCAACTAGTAAGTCCCCTGCAGGCACTGTAGGTCCCCCGAGCCTTTCCAAGGACACTCAATTAGCTTCAAATCATAGCAACAAGGATATTCCAGCTAGCTCTATGCCTAATCACGAACAATCTAGTCATGGATCGGCAGGGCAGCCAGCTGCACAAGTAGTGTCTGGCCGAAGCACTGAATTGGGCTTCACCAATAAGCCAACAACACAATTTCTTCCAGTGCAGGTAATGGAGCGACCTAGTGAGCCTGCGCCCTCTCAATACAGGATTCCATCTTATGTGTTTGCTAGAACTAAATCTACAGTTCCAATGGAATGGAGTACCACTTCCAATGAATCTTTGTTCAGCATTCACACGGGGAACATGAGTTTCACAAAAGAACAATTCAACTGGCTTGTTAAATCTGGTGAATTAGTCATGACTGGTCCGTTAATGGACATCTCAAATAACCATTCTCCAACCAATAAATCAACTGAAAACAGCCCAAAAAGGGCTACTTTGGATGAGGTTTCAGGAGTTACTGAAACAAAAGCTTCAAAAACAATGAGGGAGATTATAATGGAAAATGAGGCACATTCTAGTAAAGATATTCGGTCTCTTGTTGAGGACGCATCTCATTCACCTAGGCTCTCTCATCGTTCAGATCAGGGTACAAAATCTTTTGCTTTTCCAAT atTGTCAGGGGATGTGGATAAAGGTTGTTCTCCTACGGTAGGCCCACCTGGGAAATGCCAAGAGTCAGGATCACAGCCACAAACTCCCAAAGAAACATCGAGTGCAGCTGAGACATCTAAAGCTCCCCCAAATGCTCAAAACAGATGGTTCTCATGCTTCTCTTGTTGCTCAATCTGA
- the LOC115965764 gene encoding uncharacterized protein LOC115965764 isoform X2: MKSGHEGGTIRDSGMQPTSIFHEDVNAVSMLPVELIQNNGIGPLELDSNQTLLAVEPGHWSRVDSDLMPSSARSLGEADSFPRKSSSRSSSSSSSASESPSLDSLQLGIDVTRKSPEGATSLPKFDEDNEIRPLETESNQAILVMEPENGSGTNSDLGMHPGTAIGEADLSTPTKQLEPLLSLSLSMSSSSSESSTEDPFEISAKATSKSPAGTVGPPSLSKDTQLASNHSNKDIPASSMPNHEQSSHGSAGQPAAQVVSGRSTELGFTNKPTTQFLPVQVMERPSEPAPSQYRIPSYVFARTKSTVPMEWSTTSNESLFSIHTGNMSFTKEQFNWLVKSGELVMTGPLMDISNNHSPTNKSTENSPKRATLDEVSGVTETKASKTMREIIMENEAHSSKDIRSLVEDASHSPRLSHRSDQGTKSFAFPILSGDVDKGCSPTVGPPGKCQESGSQPQTPKETSSAAETSKAPPNAQNRWFSCFSCCSI, translated from the exons ATGAAATCTGGACATGAAGGTGGAACTATTAGAGATTCGGGGATGCAACCTACCTCCATTTTCCATGAAG ATGTAAATGCAGTCAGTATGTTACCTGTAGAACTCATTCAGAACAATGGCATAGGACCTTTGGAGCTAGACTCAAACCAAACATTATTAGCTGTGGAACCTGGGCATTGGAGCAGAGTTGACAGTGATTTGATGCCAAGTTCAGCTAGATCCCTTGGTGAAGCAGATTCCTTTCCTAGAAAAAGCTCAAGTcgctcatcatcatcatcatcatctgccTCTGAATCTCCCTCTCTAGATTCCCTCCAATTGGGAATAGATGTAACCAGAAAGTCCCCTGAAGGTGCTACTAGCCTCCCAAAATTTGATGAGGACAACGAGATCAGGCCTTTGGAGACTGAATCAAATCAGGCAATATTGGTTATGGAACCAGAAAATGGGAGTGGTACAAACAGTGATCTGGGGATGCATCCTGGTACCGCCATTGGTGAAGCTGATCTCTCTACCCCGACCAAACAGCTAGAGCCcttattatcattatcattatcaatgtcatcctcatcctcagaatcatCAACTGAAGATCCCTTCGAAATTAGTGCAAAAGCAACTAGTAAGTCCCCTGCAGGCACTGTAGGTCCCCCGAGCCTTTCCAAGGACACTCAATTAGCTTCAAATCATAGCAACAAGGATATTCCAGCTAGCTCTATGCCTAATCACGAACAATCTAGTCATGGATCGGCAGGGCAGCCAGCTGCACAAGTAGTGTCTGGCCGAAGCACTGAATTGGGCTTCACCAATAAGCCAACAACACAATTTCTTCCAGTGCAGGTAATGGAGCGACCTAGTGAGCCTGCGCCCTCTCAATACAGGATTCCATCTTATGTGTTTGCTAGAACTAAATCTACAGTTCCAATGGAATGGAGTACCACTTCCAATGAATCTTTGTTCAGCATTCACACGGGGAACATGAGTTTCACAAAAGAACAATTCAACTGGCTTGTTAAATCTGGTGAATTAGTCATGACTGGTCCGTTAATGGACATCTCAAATAACCATTCTCCAACCAATAAATCAACTGAAAACAGCCCAAAAAGGGCTACTTTGGATGAGGTTTCAGGAGTTACTGAAACAAAAGCTTCAAAAACAATGAGGGAGATTATAATGGAAAATGAGGCACATTCTAGTAAAGATATTCGGTCTCTTGTTGAGGACGCATCTCATTCACCTAGGCTCTCTCATCGTTCAGATCAGGGTACAAAATCTTTTGCTTTTCCAAT atTGTCAGGGGATGTGGATAAAGGTTGTTCTCCTACGGTAGGCCCACCTGGGAAATGCCAAGAGTCAGGATCACAGCCACAAACTCCCAAAGAAACATCGAGTGCAGCTGAGACATCTAAAGCTCCCCCAAATGCTCAAAACAGATGGTTCTCATGCTTCTCTTGTTGCTCAATCTGA
- the LOC115965764 gene encoding uncharacterized protein LOC115965764 isoform X1 translates to MKSGHEGGTIRDSGMQPTSIFHEGDHSIPGKALVYSSSSSFSSETSLDDLLELDVNAVSMLPVELIQNNGIGPLELDSNQTLLAVEPGHWSRVDSDLMPSSARSLGEADSFPRKSSSRSSSSSSSASESPSLDSLQLGIDVTRKSPEGATSLPKFDEDNEIRPLETESNQAILVMEPENGSGTNSDLGMHPGTAIGEADLSTPTKQLEPLLSLSLSMSSSSSESSTEDPFEISAKATSKSPAGTVGPPSLSKDTQLASNHSNKDIPASSMPNHEQSSHGSAGQPAAQVVSGRSTELGFTNKPTTQFLPVQVMERPSEPAPSQYRIPSYVFARTKSTVPMEWSTTSNESLFSIHTGNMSFTKEQFNWLVKSGELVMTGPLMDISNNHSPTNKSTENSPKRATLDEVSGVTETKASKTMREIIMENEAHSSKDIRSLVEDASHSPRLSHRSDQGTKSFAFPILSGDVDKGCSPTVGPPGKCQESGSQPQTPKETSSAAETSKAPPNAQNRWFSCFSCCSI, encoded by the exons ATGAAATCTGGACATGAAGGTGGAACTATTAGAGATTCGGGGATGCAACCTACCTCCATTTTCCATGAAGGTGATCATTCTATCCCTGGCAAAGCGTTAGTCtactcatcatcatcatctttttcttctgaAACTTCCTTGGATGACCTCTTGGAACTAGATGTAAATGCAGTCAGTATGTTACCTGTAGAACTCATTCAGAACAATGGCATAGGACCTTTGGAGCTAGACTCAAACCAAACATTATTAGCTGTGGAACCTGGGCATTGGAGCAGAGTTGACAGTGATTTGATGCCAAGTTCAGCTAGATCCCTTGGTGAAGCAGATTCCTTTCCTAGAAAAAGCTCAAGTcgctcatcatcatcatcatcatctgccTCTGAATCTCCCTCTCTAGATTCCCTCCAATTGGGAATAGATGTAACCAGAAAGTCCCCTGAAGGTGCTACTAGCCTCCCAAAATTTGATGAGGACAACGAGATCAGGCCTTTGGAGACTGAATCAAATCAGGCAATATTGGTTATGGAACCAGAAAATGGGAGTGGTACAAACAGTGATCTGGGGATGCATCCTGGTACCGCCATTGGTGAAGCTGATCTCTCTACCCCGACCAAACAGCTAGAGCCcttattatcattatcattatcaatgtcatcctcatcctcagaatcatCAACTGAAGATCCCTTCGAAATTAGTGCAAAAGCAACTAGTAAGTCCCCTGCAGGCACTGTAGGTCCCCCGAGCCTTTCCAAGGACACTCAATTAGCTTCAAATCATAGCAACAAGGATATTCCAGCTAGCTCTATGCCTAATCACGAACAATCTAGTCATGGATCGGCAGGGCAGCCAGCTGCACAAGTAGTGTCTGGCCGAAGCACTGAATTGGGCTTCACCAATAAGCCAACAACACAATTTCTTCCAGTGCAGGTAATGGAGCGACCTAGTGAGCCTGCGCCCTCTCAATACAGGATTCCATCTTATGTGTTTGCTAGAACTAAATCTACAGTTCCAATGGAATGGAGTACCACTTCCAATGAATCTTTGTTCAGCATTCACACGGGGAACATGAGTTTCACAAAAGAACAATTCAACTGGCTTGTTAAATCTGGTGAATTAGTCATGACTGGTCCGTTAATGGACATCTCAAATAACCATTCTCCAACCAATAAATCAACTGAAAACAGCCCAAAAAGGGCTACTTTGGATGAGGTTTCAGGAGTTACTGAAACAAAAGCTTCAAAAACAATGAGGGAGATTATAATGGAAAATGAGGCACATTCTAGTAAAGATATTCGGTCTCTTGTTGAGGACGCATCTCATTCACCTAGGCTCTCTCATCGTTCAGATCAGGGTACAAAATCTTTTGCTTTTCCAAT atTGTCAGGGGATGTGGATAAAGGTTGTTCTCCTACGGTAGGCCCACCTGGGAAATGCCAAGAGTCAGGATCACAGCCACAAACTCCCAAAGAAACATCGAGTGCAGCTGAGACATCTAAAGCTCCCCCAAATGCTCAAAACAGATGGTTCTCATGCTTCTCTTGTTGCTCAATCTGA